GGGCCCTTCGCCGTCGGCATGGGGAGCGGCGGACGGGCGCCGGTTCCCACGTCAGCGGTGGAAATTTCCCCGGTGGAGGATAGCGACCGTCGGCTGTCGTGGCGTGACGGGGGTCCGGACGGAGCACGCCACGGAATGTGGGctgatttttctattgattttgctGACGTCGGAGGAGGGTTTCGACGGGGTCAAAATTCATCGCACGCCAGCGACTTCTCCGAACGTGGCGACAGTCGGGGAGAGGGGAGGGGCAAGTTCGTTATGTCCGCACTATCGAGGCGTTGAAATGGTGAGCGCGCGCGTGTCCGGACGATCGCCGTTCAACGTTGTCGGTCGATGACGGTCGGTGTAAGACATTGACCCGGATGGCCTTATCCGTATGTACGACGACCGGCTCAGCGCTTCTTCCGTTCGGGGGCGGAGAGATACGCGTGAGGAAGCTACAAGCCAAAGCACGAGATGAACGTGGCgatgtcgagagagagagagaaatgtaaATGAAAATTCTGGATCTGCGTCGATGGGATTATGTACGGCACGTTCGGTAAGGatagatttttcttgatatttcgTCGATCTCCTTCCAAATCCGTCTCATCCCAAGTTGGAAAGGAAAGGACCCACGTCTTTATCTTCCCCGAGATTGTATAAGATCCTCCTAGCCTGGAGCTGGTTGTTGAGGGTCGTTATTGCGTGGAGAAATTTCTTTGTCGAGGAGAGATACTTACTGGGATCGcatttggaaatgaaaaatcGAGATTCAGTGATGTGACTCGGGATCTTCCAACTTCGGGATGACCAATAGAAGTGTGTTCCATTGATTTAaggtaaaattccaaataaggtttcgaaataaactaattttttcaaataaggatccgaaatTAACTTTGTATCAGATAAAGACTTAAAATGAACctattatctcaaataaggattcgaagtggttgaatcaattccaaataaggcaCTGAACTTCTTGGTCGTCAAATATTCGTTGAttatcaagcatgtgacatttccgaCGACTGgaatttgaacaattttgttcaaaaaaatataaggaaaattaataaatcctaaaatagaaaaaagaaataactcTTAGTTTTCTACGGTttccccattccttgtacccgTTTTCTGCAAAGTTAAAGACCAAAGTTCTCCTCATTTCTTGTACCCATCATTCGCAAAGtcggagacccaaattctccgccgATTGAGGcacaaattaaaaaacaagatgaaaaccatatgctttttttttttttgtttgcggagacccaaattctctaCCGGTCGAGCAAGGCAAGGAGCGACAAGAATCAAATCACGACGACGGCGAGCAGCGATTTGGTTGAGGAACAacgagggagaagaaagaagaaaacataaacatctaaatgaataacctaaacttaattaatttagaattttccatttttccaatCATAAATTTCGACAAAATTGCCCTTATTTTAGTCGATGGAAAATGTCTGCCGACGAGCTAAGGTCCTTAATAaagattaacttgatcactttgggtttttatttgaCAGAAAATTCATTTCAAGTCATTCTTTGAAACAAAAGGTtcacttcggatccttatttgacacaaaattcaatttagatctttatttgagaaaatagattcacttcgagtcattatttgaaattttcctttgattCAATCTCCttggataaaaaaagaagaaggaattttAAGTTGGAACGAGCATGGCAAAAGAAGACGATGATGGAACTATACCGTAAAGTTGTAGAGGGTATGCATTCTATAAATTAAACAGGCTGACCATGATATTTTACTTGAGGTTTGGATGCGACTGTATGTTCTTCTCAGTTGCTATAGCTCTACTTGACGGTACTGCCGAGTGGTTTCCCCCATCCGATGGagggatttgatcctccaaggCTGGGAATAGAACTCCACAGCCGGCTTACGCGGGAGGTTTGCTCGTATCCGGCAAGCATCAGGTCGAATATTGGCGACcaaggctgcgcatgacaacgcttacttccggaagagttttttttcagaaatggttcCTTTCTATTTACTCGCTCCGGGGAAtaatttcgagtaaaagaacccgtttggtaacgacacaaaatttctactcttggaatagaaaaagaatagaaatgcgtttggtaacgtaacaatttctttttgtatttattcattttttattcttgccgaGCCGTCGCTGccccgcccgcccgccgccgccgccgccgccccgccgccgcatgaccgccgccaccgccgtgACCGCCCGGCCGCCGGCCATCGGCCACCAAGCCCAGtcaccgccggccgccgccgggCAGGCCGGCGTCGTCGGCGGCCGATGGGCTTCCGCCGGCCGGGCGGTCATGCGGCGCTCGGCGGCCGCGGCAGCAGGCAGCGGCGatggcgggcgggcgggcgggcgacGGCCGGCGGGCGCCCGgagatggcggcggcggcaacgtcAGGCGGCCGGCCGGTGGCCCGGCggccgacggcggcggcggcggcgggaagGTCGGTccgcctccggcgaccggcggcggcggccggccgGTGACCGTGACCGACGCAGCGGCGGCGAgccggcggcggccggcggcgaggaAGGTCGGTCGcctccggcggccggcggcggcgcggtCGGTCGCCGCCGGCGGCCGATGGCCGgcaccggcggcggcggtggcggcgacggccgcggcgaccggcggcggcctccgatcggcctccggcgaccggcggtcggccggcggcggcgggggcggcgacgGGTGGTGGTCAACGGCGGTCAATGGCGGatagcaagagaagaataaaagaaaaaaattcacttatttttaaacttgttcccggaacaagaagcaacttttttttacttctcatttctattccaaaaccattccttTGGCTAACTTTTTTTGttaaacaaaaactaacttCTTAGTTATCAAAGCgggtttattctttttttttgttagggaagaaaagaatagaaatagttggGCTGGGGATGGTTATCATGCGCAGCCCAAATGGCCCATCCCGAGAAGCCCCTTTTCGGAGGTTTGGGCGCAGCACTTGCAGCAAAGCGATCCTGTGGGGATGATGCAACGCGGGGTTGATCCGGTGAACTCACTAATGAAATCGAGATATCTGGGCATTTCTTCAGCAATAAAAGGCCTCAGAATATTCTGATGCTACCTCATGTGAAAAACAGAAATCGCGGCAAGGCGTGTGTTTATAATAGCTTTTTTCATGAATATTTGTCCTCCTCCTTGCATCGCCATTCGAAAGACAAGGAAACCCAAGATTTACTTGAATTGCCCAAATCAACGTATATTGGAGAAACACGAGTCTCTGTTAGAAATTTCATGACAATTTAGTGATTGCGTTAGCATTTTTGTCCGTAATTTGACGAAAGGACCAGCTGGAACAAGAAATTACATAAAGTATATAGTTTGTAGAGACGATtgccaaagaaataaaaataaataaaaaaacgaaaGTGGATAGACTAAATTAAACAATTTCCAACAGTTTGGAGAACTTTGATGTCTATATTCCAAagctaaatttaaaattacatttatatACACAACCCGGGCTAGGTCAATTGCAATTGCAAGTCATCCGTTAATTGTTGCGGGAATCTTTCGAATcttaaattatcaatttataTATCATGACATAACGCCAATTAGCAAACAAATACATAATCTAAAGTAAGGGCCTGCTCGGTCTTATCAAAAGTTTTTAAGTTATTAGgtgaagtttaaaaaaaaat
The window above is part of the Eucalyptus grandis isolate ANBG69807.140 chromosome 6, ASM1654582v1, whole genome shotgun sequence genome. Proteins encoded here:
- the LOC120294536 gene encoding translation initiation factor IF-2-like, with product MAGGRAGDGRRAPGDGGGGNVRRPAGGPAADGGGGGGKVGPPPATGGGGRPVTVTDAAAASRRRPAARKRALSLEVVLLLVLLLKQRFAQLTPSKLDFRQN